In the Camelus ferus isolate YT-003-E chromosome 34, BCGSAC_Cfer_1.0, whole genome shotgun sequence genome, one interval contains:
- the ADIPOR2 gene encoding adiponectin receptor protein 2 isoform X3 gives MGMSPLLQAHHAMERMEEFVCKVWEGRWRVIPHDVLPDWLKDNDFLLHGHRPPMPSFRACFRSIFRIHTETGNIWTHLLGCVLFLCLGVFYMFRPNISFVAPLQEKVVFGLFFLGAILCLSFSWLFHTVYCHSEGVSRLFSKLDYSGIALLIMGSFVPWLYYSFYCNPQPCFIYLIVICVLGIAAIIVSQWDMFATPQYRGVRAGVFLGLGLSGVIPTLHYVIAEGALKAATIGQIGWLMLMAGLYITGAALYAARIPERFFPGKCDIWFHSHQLFHIFVVAGAFVHFHGVSNLQEFRFMIGGGCSDEDAL, from the exons ATGGGCATGTCCCCCCTCCTGCAAGCCCACCACGCAATGGAGAGGATGGAGGAGTTTGTTTGTAAG GTCTGGGAAGGGCGATGGCGAGTAATCCCTCACGACGTGCTCCCAGACTGGCTCAAGGACAACGACTTCCTTCTGCACGGACACCGGCCCCCCATGCCTTCCTTCCGGGCCTGCTTCAGGAGCATTTTCCGAATTCACACAGAGACGGGCAACATCTGGACGCATCTCTTAG gTTGCGTGCTCTTCCTGTGCCTGGGGGTCTTCTACATGTTCCGCCCAAACATCTCCTTCGTGGCCCCGCTGCAGGAGAAGGTGGTCTTCGGATTATTCTTCTTGGGCGCCATCCTCTGCCTCTCCTTTTCGTGGCTGTTCCACACAGTCTACTGCCACTCAGAAGGGGTCTCGCGGCTCTTCTCTAA ACTGGATTACTCCGGCATTGCCCTCCTCATCATGGGCAGTTTTGTCCCTTGGCTTTATTACTCTTTCTACTGTAACCCGCAACCTTGCTTCATCTACCTGATCGTCATCTGCGTGCTGGGCATCGCAGCCATCATCGTCTCCCAGTGGGACATGTTCGCCACCCCTCAGTATCGGGGAGTCAGAGCAG GAGTGTTTCTGGGCCTGGGCCTGAGTGGAGTCATCCCTACCTTGCACTACGTCATCGCAGAGGGGGCCCTGAAAGCCGCTACCATCGGGCAGATCGGCTGGCTGATGCTCATGGCCGGCCTGTACATCACAGGGGCAGCCCTGTACGCTGCCCGCATCCCCGAGCGCTTCTTTCCTGGCAAGTGTGACATCTGG tttcacTCTCATCAGCTGTTTCATATCTTCGTGGTTGCTGGCGCTTTCGTTCACTTCCACGGTGTCTCAAACCTCCAGGAGTTCCGTTTCATGATTGGCGGAGGCTGCAGTGATGAGGACGCACTGTGA